The Ruminococcaceae bacterium BL-4 region TTGGATTCGAAGCAGACGGCCTCAATTACGGGCAGTATCTGGAATTCAGCAAGGTAGTTAAGACGGAGCTGGTTCCTACCAATGATGTAGTAGAAAAAATGCGTTCGATTAAAACTCCTCAAGAGATTCAGTACCAGCGTGTTGCCTGTGACATTTCATGCCGTGCGTTTGAACGCCTGCTCAAAGACATCCGTGTCGGAGTCACAGAAAAGGAACTGGCTGCTAAACTTTCACTGTACATGGTGTTGGAAGGTGCCGACACGCAGCCTTATGGAAACATCCTGATTTCCGGTGCAAGAACTTCTCTGCTGCATGGAATTCCGTCGGAAAAGGCTGTGGAATACGGTGACTTTGTTCTGATGGATTTTGGCTGTCAATATAAAGGTTATATGTCCGATATGACGAGAACTGTAATTGTTGGAAAGCCAGACGCTAAGCAGCGCGAAGTGTATGATTTGGAAAAACGGATGGTAGAAGATGCCCTCGCGGAGATGAAAGCCGGCGTTCCTGTCAAGGACGTATATAAGGCTTCCATTCGTGCCATCGAAAACACTGAATATCTGCCCTATCATTACACTGGAATCGGCCATGGAATTGGCCTTTTTGTTCATGAAATGCCATTTATGGGCCCAAATTATGAAACAGTGCTTGAGGAAGGAAATGTCCGGACGATTGAACCGGGAATTTATATTCCGAACTGGGGCGGTGTTCGCATTGAAGATCAGATTCTGATTACTAAAGACGGCTATGAGAACATGATTAGTACAACACATGAGTTGATTGAGCTATAGTTTTTGACCTATGGCAATTTGACTTGTACTTGTTGAAGAGGCAATGTGCTTCCCAAAGGCCGGTATAAAGGAACAAAGAGCCCCGAAACAGAACGGTTTCGTGGCTCTTTAATATTAGGAGTAATTCGATACGCGGAAACTAGGGATAGAAATATATTCTAGTGAAAAATTTTGCAAAAGTATTTTGGTGAAATAAAAAAGCAAAAAAATATTTTTTCACGTATTGCATATTCAATCATACTATATTATAATGATTGTGAAATTAGATAGATATTAATTCATAACAATGAAATAAGTGCTATCCGTTTTAATCGTTTTTATGAATGTACAATCGATGATCATCTAGAGAAGGAGTGTTTTTAATGGAGTTCACATTTGTCAATGAAGTGGAAAAAGATTTTGCATTGCCTGAAAATAAGGCTGCAATGGAAAACGCCCTGAAAAAAGTCAAATCGCAGAAAGGGATTCGTTGCCCTCTGATTATTAATGGAAAAGAAATCTTTACGGACGATGTTATCACTTCCATCAATCCTTCCAAAAAAGCGGAAGTGATCGGGTATGCAGCGAAGGGAACCACGGAACATGCCAATCAGGCGGTTGAAAGCGCTGTCAAAGCTTTTGAAACCTGGAAATATACCTCTGTGGAGCAACGTGTTTCTTATGTTCAGAAAATTATAAAGCTGTTCCAGGAGCGTCGCATGGAAATCAACGCATGGATGATTGAAGAGAGCGGCAAAAATTGGGGTGAAGCAGACGGAGAAGTCTGCGAGGCAATTGATTTTCTTAATGCTGATATCAAATCCATTTTGGAACTTGACAAAGGTCTCAATGTGCTGCAAAGCAGCGATGAAAAGCGCGTTTGTAAGTATATTCCAATTGGTGCGGGTGTTGCAGTGACCCCGTGGAATTTCCCATTCTCATTGATGGTTGGAATGGTCGGCGGCGCAATTATCACCGGCAATACAATTACAATGAAACCTGCGAGTGATACACCGATTGTAGCCTATCAGTTTATGCGAATTCTTCAGGACAGTGGGCTTCCCAATGGGGTTGTCAATTTCCTGCCGGGTCCTGGTTCTGTTTTGGGCGAAGCTCTTGTGAAACACCCAAAGACCCGGTTTATCGATTTTACAGGCTCCAAGGAAGTTGGACTGCATATTAACCAAATGGCCGCGGAAATGAGCGAAGGACAAATCTGGATTAAGCGCGTCATTGCAGAGATGGGCGGCAAAAACGGAATTATTGTCGATGATTCAGCAGATCTGGATCAGGCCGCCGAAGGAATCGTCAATTCAGCATTTTCTTTCCAAGGACAAAAGTGTTCCGCATGTTCACGTGCAATCGTGCTGGACAAAGTTTATGACGAACTGGTTCAAAAATTGGCGAAGAAGACCAGCGAGCTTCAGCAGGGACCCGGATGTGAAAATATGCCGATGGGCCCGGTCATCAGCCAAAGAGCATACAACGGTATTACCAAGTATATTGAGATCGGAAAAAAGGAAGGCAAGCTGGTTTGTGGCGGTACATACGATGACAGCAAAGGCTTTTACATTCAGCCGACCATTATTAAAGATATTGCACCGACCGATCGGATTGCACAGGAAGAAATCTTTGGACCAGTTCTGGCCGTCATTAAAGTATCGGATTACGAAGAAGCAATGCGGGTCGCAAATGGAACCATTTATGGACTGACAGGCGCTGTGTATTCGAAAAATAAGGAACACCTTAAAGAAGCGGCAGAAAAATTTGATGTTGGAAATCTTTATTTTAACCGGAAATGCACGGCTGCCGTTGTACAGCAGAATCCATTCGGTGGCTTTAATATGTCTGGTACCGATGCAAAAACAGGAACAAAAGATTATCTGCAGAATTTCATGCAGTTGAAATCTGTAACGGAATTTATCGGATAGTATTTGTGTTAGGATTGACTGCCACGGTGTTCTGCACCGTGGCAGTCTCTTCTAATCAGGTAATAACCAATCTTAATGGCTCATTGAAGTTGCACAAATAAATTTCAGCGAGGTTTCTAATGACAAAATGGCTCAATAAGACAACTTTTGAGCGATTAAAGGAGGTTCTGTGGCAATGAATACACCCTGTATATTTAACATTCAAAAATTTTCCATTCATGATGGTCCCGGTATTCGAACAACTATTTTTTTTAAAGGCTGTCCGCTGCGCTGTTTATGGTGTCACAATCCGGAAGGGCAGAGATACCAGGCGGAACCAATGTTTGATAAAGACGAAAAGAAAGAACAGATTGGTCAGTACTACTCGATTCCAGAACTCGTGAAGCAGGTTCAGGCAGATCAAATATTCTATGATCAATCTGGTGGAGGCGTCACACTTTCCGGCGGGGAGGTGATGACGCAGAATATGGATTATGTGGAGACATTATGCAGAGAACTACAAAGGGTTGGTGTTTCCGTAGTGATCGATACCTGCGGATATGCGCCTAAGGAAAATTTTACCCGAATTCTTTCTTATACGGATTTATTCCTTTATGATTTAAAATGTATTGACTCTCTGCAGCATGAAAAATATGTTGGGGTACCCAATCAATTAATTCTAGATAATCTGAAGTATTTAAGCGATCAAGGGGCACGGATCGATTTGCGGTTGATTTTGGTGGATCGTGTCAATACAAGCGATGAGCTGATTCATGGGATTGGGCGGTGGCTACAAGAGCAGGCAATTGCTATTGAGAGAATCACTTTATTGCCATACCACGATTTCGGCAGAGATAAATATAAAAAGCTTGGGCGATATTGCACACAGAATTTTGAGAAACCTGATGAAAAGACCGTGGAAAAGATTCAGTCTTTTTTCAAAAGTGCCGGTTACTGCGTAAACATCGGCGGATAA contains the following coding sequences:
- the rocA gene encoding 1-pyrroline-5-carboxylate dehydrogenase, with protein sequence MEFTFVNEVEKDFALPENKAAMENALKKVKSQKGIRCPLIINGKEIFTDDVITSINPSKKAEVIGYAAKGTTEHANQAVESAVKAFETWKYTSVEQRVSYVQKIIKLFQERRMEINAWMIEESGKNWGEADGEVCEAIDFLNADIKSILELDKGLNVLQSSDEKRVCKYIPIGAGVAVTPWNFPFSLMVGMVGGAIITGNTITMKPASDTPIVAYQFMRILQDSGLPNGVVNFLPGPGSVLGEALVKHPKTRFIDFTGSKEVGLHINQMAAEMSEGQIWIKRVIAEMGGKNGIIVDDSADLDQAAEGIVNSAFSFQGQKCSACSRAIVLDKVYDELVQKLAKKTSELQQGPGCENMPMGPVISQRAYNGITKYIEIGKKEGKLVCGGTYDDSKGFYIQPTIIKDIAPTDRIAQEEIFGPVLAVIKVSDYEEAMRVANGTIYGLTGAVYSKNKEHLKEAAEKFDVGNLYFNRKCTAAVVQQNPFGGFNMSGTDAKTGTKDYLQNFMQLKSVTEFIG
- a CDS encoding Pyruvate formate-lyase activating enzyme; this encodes MNTPCIFNIQKFSIHDGPGIRTTIFFKGCPLRCLWCHNPEGQRYQAEPMFDKDEKKEQIGQYYSIPELVKQVQADQIFYDQSGGGVTLSGGEVMTQNMDYVETLCRELQRVGVSVVIDTCGYAPKENFTRILSYTDLFLYDLKCIDSLQHEKYVGVPNQLILDNLKYLSDQGARIDLRLILVDRVNTSDELIHGIGRWLQEQAIAIERITLLPYHDFGRDKYKKLGRYCTQNFEKPDEKTVEKIQSFFKSAGYCVNIGG
- the ypdF gene encoding Aminopeptidase YpdF; amino-acid sequence: MVEKLLAYMEKNGLDGFFFAKRENVRYISEFTGADSYLFITKEKQYFLTDLRYTEQASIECPNFEIYVWRKPGKSLGDAVEFLSEKHGLKHIGFEADGLNYGQYLEFSKVVKTELVPTNDVVEKMRSIKTPQEIQYQRVACDISCRAFERLLKDIRVGVTEKELAAKLSLYMVLEGADTQPYGNILISGARTSLLHGIPSEKAVEYGDFVLMDFGCQYKGYMSDMTRTVIVGKPDAKQREVYDLEKRMVEDALAEMKAGVPVKDVYKASIRAIENTEYLPYHYTGIGHGIGLFVHEMPFMGPNYETVLEEGNVRTIEPGIYIPNWGGVRIEDQILITKDGYENMISTTHELIEL